TCTGTATGATGCGGGATAAGGGGGTTTCACCGACTTGGATTGCCAGGTGAACATGATTGGTCATCAGGCAGTAGGCATGGATTCGATGTTTGTATCTTTCTATGCCCTGCTGCAAAAGAAAAAAGAACCGGCTGCGGTCCTGTTTATCAAAAAATATATCATTGCCACCGTTACCCCGGAGGATAACATGGTAACAGGCGCCTGGATAATGGAGTCGGGGTTTTCTTGCCATGGGTTAAATCATTAACCCCAGAATACCCATTTGTCAAGCCTGACCCCTTTTTACCTTTTCTATAAGGAACGTTGGCAGATTGAGCAATTTTTCAAGTGGATCAAGCAGAACCTGAAGGTCAAAACATTTCTGGGCACTTCAAGAAACGCAGTTCTCACTCAGGTGTGGATCGCATTGTGCGTGTATCTGCTTGTTGCATTCCTTAATTTCAAAGCAAAGCTGGGTAGCTCGATGCAACAAATACTCCGAGTTTTACAGCTAAATTTGTTTTCCCGGCGTAATTTAGAAGAACTTTTCAAGCCGCCAAACTCGCAACATATTGTTTCTCCGCAGTTTTTGCTGTGGAATAATTTATGAGACAGCACTGATGGTAAATATGATCAGATCTGTTCAATTATTGATCATTTCTACAGTTAAGTCTTTGCTTTTAGTTACACCCTTCTTATACAGGTTGGATTTGTACTTATATTCTGTATTCCGGGTATAGTCTGGATTGAAGTAGTAATCAAATCTAATAAGTTGAGGCTTGTTTCGGTCTAATTTTACGATGCTAAAAGTATTTAATAATAGGATGTCACCATGAATTTTACCATACATGGCTCTTTTTAAATTCCCCTCCTCGTCTTCTTCTGAACGAATACGGAAATAATAATGTTGATCTTTATTTATATTAATGTTTGTTCCCGTTTTAGTTACCCTACGTTCATATTTTAAAAGACTTCTTTCATATCCATCATCAGGAGCCAAATGAGGAAGTTTTAACTCACTTGGATAATTCGACTCCACAGGGTATGTGTAAATCCCGTCAAACTTATTTGAGAAAGTTACAATCATTTCGCCGGAATATTCATCTTTGCTTTTGAAATCCTTTTTTACCTGAAAAATAAAATCACTTACTTTTCCTTTCCCGCATGGTGCAACCCAGTCAGCTTCAATAAGATCAAAGCCGAGTTCCTTGTTTAATTCAGGAACTGCAGCAGTAACTCGCAATGCAATCATTGGAACGGGATTCTTTTTCTTTCTGAGTTTAACAATTAACTCGGGGTTCCAGGGAGAATGTCGGAGTTGAGTAAAACTTTCAATTTGATTAAAATTATATTCCAGTCCGGTGCTATAATAATCATTATGCCTTGCACCGTATGTTATTTTCCTACTCCCTTTGCCTGTGACAGTATACCTTCCTGTTTTATCTGTAGGTCCTTCCACCCTCGTAAATTCCGCATCCCAACCACCAATACGGAATGTAGCGCCGGCAATTGCATTTTGAATCGGCAAGCCTGTTTCTTCATCAATTACCTTAATTGTCAACTTGGCTTTTGGCCGAGGCAAAGAAGAAGCGTGGCAAGTTAACCCATAGCAGAAAAAAACAAACAGTATAAATAAAATAGCTCTGTATTTATTTCTCATGCTAATTAAGACCTCCCTTTTGATTAATTGTATCAATCAATAAGTAATTGTATGTATAAGCAACATCTCGAATATCGCTATGGAGCCATTGTTTCTTATCAGAATCTCTTTTTTCCGTGACGGGCCAACCATTTGTACGATAATTATTAGCAGACATTTCTAAATCTCTTGAAGATAAAGCTCCAAAGAGATTGTTTGCGCCAATCGCAAAACCTCTTGCAGGTATTCCCCGAGTCATAAGCATGTGGTAATTATCCATAGCATAACCGTTTCCAAGGATATCATCATAAAGAAGATCCAGATCAGTACCCTTTCTGAAAAAGGGTTTTGTTTTCAAAATTTCTTTATTCGATAGTATTTCTGTTTCTGCTTCAAGAGCTGTATATCTCTTGTAAATTGGAAAACCTTGAGAGTCATAACCCAGGATTTTGAACCATCCATCTCCGGGATTTGTTTCATGGTCGTTAAAACCCCAACCCATTTTATCACTGACATCTAATATATCTTCAAGGGCATTATGATATCGCCCTTTAAACAGTTCTTGAATACACCAAGGATAATCATCAGCATCTGTGAATCCAGGAAAAGAATAACGAGAAAAGTTAGCAAGCACTTCATCATCAGGTGAATAAAAATTATAAACATCTATATTAGCAACCTTTGAGAACCTGTCGCGCCAAGTCAATTCCGAACGTTTATCATCAGGAATGGCTCCAAAGAGCTGATACCATTCTGATGAAAAGAGTTTTTC
The sequence above is a segment of the Pseudomonadota bacterium genome. Coding sequences within it:
- a CDS encoding transposase, with product MARKPRLHYPGACYHVILRGNGGNDIFFDKQDRSRFFFLLQQGIERYKHRIHAYCLMTNHVHLAIQVGETPLSRIIQ